The Microcystis panniformis FACHB-1757 region GACTATTCCAGGATCGACTTTGCCTGTAAAAGTAACAGGTTTTAGACGTTCAAAGCGAGCATCATTGATGGGACTAAGAATTTGTAAGGAAGTCATGGTATTTCTCCTATGAGATTGTTGAAAAATTGACTGTTAGACGAATTGATCACCCAATGAAGGATTAAAAGCGATCGCTTCCAGATCGGTACGATAGATACCAACTTTATGAATTTCCTCTGGTAATCTTGGCCAGATGTGGACTTCACTCTCAAAAGTGCGCCAAAGTTGGGGAGTAATTCGGAAGACTCGGTTATTAACACTGGAAAGTCCTGCAAAATGTTCTTGCATTCTGACATTAACGTGCCGATTTAAGACCTCAAAGACTTTTTTGACCGTAGCAGGATTATCATATCCGTCGTAATGATTGAAAGTGATTCCTGTTTGATTTTTTAGCTGATTACAGAAGCTTTTAGGTTCTTCGGATCGTTGAACTTCTTTATAGCCATTAGCAAAAACATCATGAGCAATGGCTTCTAAATAAAGTTGTCTTTGAGCGGCGGGATTTTTAGCGTAGAAAAGAATTTTTGCCACCGCCAAAGTTGAGCCAACACAATTGCCAAATGTTCCCCAACTACCGAAGGCCAATAAATCATCGTAAGGTAACACAGAAGTGGCATTCCAAGCCCCATTAAAAAGTCGGCCATCAATGATGACTAATTTAGCGCGTTGCTCGGAAGAATAGTTCTTATATTTAGCCAGAAATTGCTCATCTAACTGGGCTTGTTTCTGGTCGTCTTTCTGATAATCATCAATACTACCATTTTGACGACGAGTTAGGATAGCGACCTCGAAATCCCAGTCAGTTTCTGATTCTTCTAACCCAACTGCTTGTAATTTTTCAGTCACAAGTTCTCTGGGTGGTCGTCTCCCGTCGTACCACATTTCAGTCTCCTTATTAGAGATGCGGACACGCACTTTAGTTTTAGGAAGAGTTTGAGCGATTCCCATTGCTACTAATTCATCTGCTCCCCAAGTAATTGGCTGTTTGATAGCCGAGAGATTATACTTATCCAGAAGATTGTATAATCTCGTTTGCATTGTTTCTCGCACATCTTTGGATGAATTTTTTTGAGAATCTCCCATCGCACAAATGACAGCTGAGATTTTTCGATTCATCGACTGTAATAGACGGATAGATTGTTCGAGTCTCCACAACTCTTTGTCGTGTCTTTCTTTTGCCCAATCTGGATAAGGAGTTGGATCCGGTTGAGGAGGACCGACACCAACAAAAGATTGGACGATGACCGCTTTTTCAAATTGAGAAATAGTGGGGAGATAATCTTCGGGATATTGTAGCAATCGTTCTGCAATAATGAACGCTGTATCCTTGACCCGAAGCAGTGTAATCAGTTGTCTGACTAAAGAATCTGTTTGTCTTCTTGGACTAAGAACGTAAACAGGACAAATTCTTTCTGAACGGTTGTCTTGTCCATTAGGGGGAATCCCCACTCCATCTCCATCTTGTTCTGTTGGTCGATGATACACCTTAAATTGAGACTGCTTAATATCTTGCAATATCTTGGCCACAGGGTCATTACTTTTAATTTCGACATGGGGCATATAAGCGAACCATT contains the following coding sequences:
- a CDS encoding DUF4127 family protein; translation: MMTTQKLKALVNTVIKQSTLDSSQITDLTQKFSLTAGDKIEINNYKSANNNHWELELTTPVNQMTKWFAYMPHVEIKSNDPVAKILQDIKQSQFKVYHRPTEQDGDGVGIPPNGQDNRSERICPVYVLSPRRQTDSLVRQLITLLRVKDTAFIIAERLLQYPEDYLPTISQFEKAVIVQSFVGVGPPQPDPTPYPDWAKERHDKELWRLEQSIRLLQSMNRKISAVICAMGDSQKNSSKDVRETMQTRLYNLLDKYNLSAIKQPITWGADELVAMGIAQTLPKTKVRVRISNKETEMWYDGRRPPRELVTEKLQAVGLEESETDWDFEVAILTRRQNGSIDDYQKDDQKQAQLDEQFLAKYKNYSSEQRAKLVIIDGRLFNGAWNATSVLPYDDLLAFGSWGTFGNCVGSTLAVAKILFYAKNPAAQRQLYLEAIAHDVFANGYKEVQRSEEPKSFCNQLKNQTGITFNHYDGYDNPATVKKVFEVLNRHVNVRMQEHFAGLSSVNNRVFRITPQLWRTFESEVHIWPRLPEEIHKVGIYRTDLEAIAFNPSLGDQFV